From the Nostoc sp. PCC 7107 genome, the window AACGTTAAAAAAAGTTAAGTTCAGGTTATGGCGCGTCAACGCTCGATTTTCTCAATCATTCTGGTATTCTTGGCTACATTCCTCATTAGTTGTGGTGGCCCTAGGGTCGCAGTTGCACCTCCAACTTATACAGCAGACCAAATTGCCCAAATTCAGGAATACGTGCCTGAAATTCAGACTGTGCGCGATCGCGCAGACGAACTCAAAGACCTCATCCAAACAAATGAGTGGATTGATGTGGGTAACTTTATTCATGGCCCAATGGCAGAAGCTAGACTGACCATGACTTACATCACGCCCCATCTTCTTCCTAAAGACCAAACCGCAGCCCGTCAAATTACCAAAGATTTACTTACCCACTTGGTAAAACTTGATCAAGCAGCTGGTAGAGGCAATAGTTTAGTTGCTTTGAATAACTACCAAGCCGTCTTTACAGATGTTGACAAATTTCTCCAACTACTGCCTGAAGGTAGCAAGCAAGCTGAGTCCTAACTAGTGATTCCTGAGTGATAAGTTATGAGTTAGAAGAAAAAAGGCTGAAGTATAAAGTCTGAAGTATGAAATGAAGAAATCCTTTTAGTGAGCTTTTTGACTTTTGATTTTTAACTTTTAAACGGCAGTTGCTACAACGGGGAGAACCCCGCAACGCACTGCCTCCTTTTGACTTCCGTCTTTTATTTCTAGCTCATAACTCCTCAATACCAAGCAATGAGTCATGTAATTATTATCGGTTGTGGCGTCATTGGAGCCGCGATCGCATATCACCTAAGTCAAGTAACAGGGTTGCAAATTACTGTGATTGACCAAAACCAACCTGCACAAGCTTCTACAGGTGCAGCCCTTGGTGTTTTGATGGGGGCTATCAGTCAAAAAATCAAGGGTAAAGCTTGGCGACTACGACAAACCAGCATTGAACGTTATGAAACCTTAGTTCCCGAACTAGAAGCATTAACTGGGCGGAAAATACCCTTCAATCGTCAAGGTATTCTTCATTTGTGTTGGGAAGCAGAAAATTTTGAGAATTGGGCAAAACTAGTGGAAATTCGCCATTCTCAAGGGTGGAATTTAGAAATATGGGACAGGGCGAAACTCAAGAGTATGTGTCCCCAAGTGAATAATGACAAAATTACTGGCGCTGTCTACTCCCCTCAAGACCGTCAACTTGACCCCACAGCCCTTACATTAGCCTTAGTAGAAGCCGCCCAACACAAAGGCGTAACTTTCAAATTTGGCGTGAATGTTTTAAATATCTCACCAAAATCAATCGCAACTACAGAAGGTAATATTGCTGCTGATTGGATTGTGGTGGCGGCTGGACTGGGTTCTACACTTCTGACAGCCCAGTTAAACCAAAAAGTTGATATCCGCCCTGTTCTCGGACAAGCATTACAACTGCACTTAGAAAGCCCCATCGGCAATCCTGAATTTCAGCCGATGATTACCTGTAATGATGTGCATATCGTTCCTATAGGTGGCAGAGATTATTGGATAGGCGCAACGGTGGAGTTTCCCACTAATGGCGACGAAATCCCACCTAATCATCAACTATTAGAGGATGTTAAACAACAAGCGATCGCCTTTTGTCCAGAACTCGCCTCAGCGACGATTACCCGCACCTGGGCAGGGTTGCGTCCCCGCCCAGAAGGTCGCCCAGCACCAATAATTGAAAAACTGCCAGGATTTAACAATATCCTCCTCGCTACCGGACATTATCGTAACGGTGTGTTACTAGCACCTGCAACAGCATCTGCGATTCGTGAGATGATTACTTCTCAGGATTGTCAATAGAAATTACCTTTGCGCGGCAGTTGCTACCCTGCGGGAACGCTTTCAGCGAACAAGTCGGCAAAACCGCCCAACGCACTGCCTTGTCTCTGCGTCTTTGCGTGAGAAAATACAAAACCTGTAGGAAAATAGCGTGTCTGTAACAGAAAATAAAGTAAAAATTGATTCGTTAGAGTGGTTTTATCGGGAAGCGGCACCGATTGGGCAAAGTGATTTAGTACCTGTAATCTTACTGCACGGAATAGTGTCTCAAAGTTATAGTTGGCGTAATATTCTACCAGCTTTAGCCAGTCAAGGAACACGAGCGATCGCACCTGATTGGAT encodes:
- the psbQ gene encoding photosystem II protein PsbQ translates to MARQRSIFSIILVFLATFLISCGGPRVAVAPPTYTADQIAQIQEYVPEIQTVRDRADELKDLIQTNEWIDVGNFIHGPMAEARLTMTYITPHLLPKDQTAARQITKDLLTHLVKLDQAAGRGNSLVALNNYQAVFTDVDKFLQLLPEGSKQAES
- a CDS encoding FAD-binding oxidoreductase — protein: MSHVIIIGCGVIGAAIAYHLSQVTGLQITVIDQNQPAQASTGAALGVLMGAISQKIKGKAWRLRQTSIERYETLVPELEALTGRKIPFNRQGILHLCWEAENFENWAKLVEIRHSQGWNLEIWDRAKLKSMCPQVNNDKITGAVYSPQDRQLDPTALTLALVEAAQHKGVTFKFGVNVLNISPKSIATTEGNIAADWIVVAAGLGSTLLTAQLNQKVDIRPVLGQALQLHLESPIGNPEFQPMITCNDVHIVPIGGRDYWIGATVEFPTNGDEIPPNHQLLEDVKQQAIAFCPELASATITRTWAGLRPRPEGRPAPIIEKLPGFNNILLATGHYRNGVLLAPATASAIREMITSQDCQ